Below is a window of Melospiza georgiana isolate bMelGeo1 chromosome 18, bMelGeo1.pri, whole genome shotgun sequence DNA.
GGAATGCTGCATGTGTGAGGGatgccagcagcaggtgggCACATTTGAGGAGGTTTTGGGAGAGGGGTTTCTCCCACCTCTCACACCCTtcctgcagccatccctgctccctgttgGACATTTTgcctcatcctgctgctctgggcacagcagggctggagctccctgctccatAAACCAGAGATTTATCCCAGACTGTGGCCCCAGCGGGGTCTGGGATTTACATCTGTGTCTGGGACTGGGTTTGGTGGCCAATTTGCTAAAGTAAAAAGTTGTTTAGCTGGAGGCATAATCTCATAAGCTCGTGCTGCCATTAGCTGGGGTCTCCTCGCTGCCATGGCTTTCCAATAATGCTCCAAGCAGAAGCTCAGAGTAATATAAAAAGCCATCGGATTATTACTGCGGGCGATGCATTTTCCATTTACAGTAATAAAATACCgaagaaacaaaacaatttaaaattccAATAAAATTCAAACCAAATCTTCGGCTGCTGAGCAGATTCAATTATTTAGCCGTTATTGAGTGCAGGCTGGAAAAATAGAGCAGgtcagggagggaggggggatcctgggcagggaggggggtGCCGGATGCATCCCATGGGAATGCCAGTgagggagggagctggaaggaggcagggaaggagctgggaggaagagcaggtcgctggcagtgcctggggtgGGTTTAGGGATGGCAAGAGGTGGTGATGGCCGTGCCTGATGTGGGTTTAGGAATGGCAAGAGGTGGTGATGGCTGTGCCAGCAACTGGGGGATCGGCCATGCATCCCTGACCCACAGGCTGCGATGCTCCCAAGTTCAGGAGGAGATGGACACAGAGGAAAATCAGCAAGAGGCAGTGTTGGGGCTGGCTCCAGGTTCAGGTTCAGGTTCAGGAGGAGTTGGACAGGGAGGACAAACAGCGAGCGGAGGACAAACAGTGAGCAGCAGTGTCAGGGTAGGCTCTGATGCTCCAGGGTCAGGAGGAGATGGACAGGGAGGACAAACAGTGAGAGGCAGTGTTGGGGCTGGCTCCAGGTTAAGGAGGAGATGgacacagaggaaaaacagcGAGAGGCACTGTCGGGGCAGGCTCCGATGTTCCAGGTTCAGGAGGAGATGAACACGGAGGACAAACAGCGAGAGGCACTGTCGGGGCAGGCTCCGATGTTCCAGGTTCAGGAGGAGATGAACACGGAGGACAAACAGCGAGCGGCAGTGCCAGGGTAGACTCGGATGTTCCAGGTTCAGGAGGAGATGGAATGGAGGACAAACAGCGAGAGGCAGTGTCGGGGCCGGCTGCGGGTTCAGGAGGAGATGGACACAGAGGACAAACAGTGAGCGGCCGTGTCGGGGCCGGCTGCGCCCGCCGGTGCCGCGGTGGCTCGGGCGAGTTTGCATCCCGCAGCAATTAGGGCCCCTGGAAAGCAGTAATTACTGCCGAGAGCGGCAGCGCCGCCGGCAGAGCGGCTCTCTGTAATTTTCCCGGCGGGGGTGCGCTGCGTCACCCTGAGATGTGACAACACAACCGAGTCGGTGCCTTGTCACATCCAACGCAGCTGGAGCAAGGAGGCGACAAAGGCTGCGGCGGGCACGCGCCCCGGCTGGCGGGTGGCAGTGCCCTCGGACCCAGGCTCGGATCCAGGCTCGGATCCAGGCTCAGACCCAGGCTCAGATCCAGGCTCGGATCCAGGCTCAGATCCAGGCTCAGATCCAGGCTCAGATCCAGGCTCGGATCCAGGCTCAGATCACCCTCTTGCCCTATGGCACAGGGCCAGCCCTAAAGTGTCACCTGTAGCTTCAGTGCTTAGGGACAGGGTTTTGGTTATCCCCATCAGGTAGCCCTCGTGACCACAGGTGTCCCTCCCTCTTGTAACAGCTCcttggttttttaatatttttttttctcggAAAGGACCATTTTCCACAGAATGGGCTCATTAAGGATTCTGCAAGTGTCACCAGCTAATTAGTGTTATGTTAATTGAGTATTCACGATGCTGCCACCTCCAAGGACAGTGGTGCTGGCATGAAGGGGAATGCAGATGTGCGTGCTGTGCCATTCTGTGCCGTGCCATTCcatgctgtgcctctgggcagAGAGGTCCCATTCTCAGCCTCCTGCACCCACTGGCTTGGGGGGTTCccatgcccagcagagccctctcagtgccctgctggccctgcaggatCTTCCCAGAGGCTGAAGGCTCAGTGCCTGGGATGTCCTGGTGCCACACGTCCTCACGTGTCCTgccagagggagctgcaggtgctgttCCTCCCGTGTTCCAACAGCTCCTCTAAATCCTCCTCAAAGGCACTGCTTTTAATTGGCTTAATACACCTGTTAATGACAATGTCTATTTAAGACACCTGTAAAAATCCCATAACATCAGCTTAATGGGAGCCATGGCTGGCGCAGGTGCTGTGTCCTGCCCTGATGGAGAGCATGGGGAGCACGCAGATTTGCCAGGGATGGAGAACATGGAGAGCAtggagagcagccacagccttgctgctgtgtcccctctcttctgctgggagcaggggtgATGTGGAGAGTCACAGATTCCAGTGCATCCCTCCTGCTGAATCCTGGTTTTAGCCAATGCCTGGTTCATCCGGGCATGTCAAAGCCATGGAAATGTCACTCAGAGTGGAACTGGGACTGGCAATCCCCTCACAGGGAATGTGGAATGTGCCCAGAGGTGCAGCTCTTCCGTGGTGACTTTGCCACCCAGGATGTGGTGGCATCAGGGGTTGCTGATGCTGGTGGCATTGGGAGCAGAGTGCTGGGGGGGCTAAACTGCCTCCCCAAACCCTCCAGTTTTACCATTTCTCCCTTGCAAAACCTTCCTCTGGGCATGCACCAGCTCTGGTATTCCCAGTGTGCCATAGACAtcccttggcagggctgggaattttgggaaCCAGCTGGGAACCAACCCTCATTCCCATGTTCCGACGTGTACGTGCAcgtgcctctgtgtgtgtgtgtgtgtgtgagtgtgtgtggagATTTTAAACACCTAATTTATTCCATCTATTAGATAGATTTTGTAGATTTAATCATTTTCACAGTTGGTGGCTCATTGGATACTCAAGATAAACTCCAAATGAAAGTATAATGGGAACGACAAATGAGTTTTCACACCAGAATGGCAGAAACTTGCTCAGGAAAGAGTTTGAAAGGAACAAaactatatacatatataatttttttttctgcagtggcTTTTGCTGACTCCAGTAGGTTACCACAGTTAATTTCACCAGTTTTGTTCATCTGTAAAATTGCATAAAAGTGACATTTTTGTGCTCATTATAGGAACTGCTGATTTATGGCTGGTAAATGCAatgcttttccatttttggtGAGGTTCTCGTAGCAGCGCAAAGCACCCATGAAATTGCTTGTATAATGTAGTTTAAATCCAATCTCAGAGAAAGATTCCCCCGTTGGGTAAAGTGACATTTCCATTCTCCACACCGAGTTTATTTTAGGCCACTTACAAGTGACTCCCGTCAGCGGGAGGGGACAGCTCGGTGCCGTGACCTGGTTTCTGCCTGGAGAGGTCTTGGGGAGGATGGTGGGAGGATGGTGGGAGGATGGTGGGAGGATGGTGCTGGGTGCTGGCGCTGGATTCACCCCAAACTTTGCCCCCGCAGGCGAGACGGCCCCCATGCATTCCCCGCGCTACCCCAGCCCCGCCGAGCTGGACGCCTACGCACAGAAGGTGGCCAACAGCCCGCTGACCATCAAGATCTTCCCCACCAACATCAGGGTCCCCCAGCACAAGCACCTTAACCGGACGGTGAACGGCTACGACACCACGGGGCAGAGGTACAGCCCCTACCCGCTGCACGCCGGCGGCTaccaggggctgctggccatCGTCAAAGCCTCCGGCAAAAGCGTGGTGAAGAACTCGGAGGGGAAGCGGACTAAGCTCTCGCCCGCCCAGGTGGGCGTCGCTCCCTACCCCGCCTCAAGCACTTTAGCTCAAGGTCCCTCCTGCGCCGGGCAGCTGAGCTACCACGGCGGCCAGAAGCAGCTGGAGGGTCCCGTGCCCCCCAACGTGACGGTGGCGGCCTCGGTGCTGCCGCTGGCGGGCAGGAGCCTGGCGCTGCCGCCCTCCAACCTGCCCTCCATCCAGAGCATCATCTACCAGATCAATCAGCAGTGCCAGGCGCAGGGTGCCCAGCCCGGCTGCCCGGCCGTCGTGGCcgcccaccccagccctgccaagcaTGGCGCCTTCGCCCCCGGCTACGGCGGCACCGTGCTGCCCGAGTGCCGCAAGGGCGCCGAGCTGGCGCTGGGCTCCAACCCGGCCGCCGCCCTGGGACCCAAGGCGGGCGTGTACCCCGAGGGCATGGACTACCTGGTgtggcagcagaagcagcagcagcagcagcagcacctgcgaATGTACAgcgggggcagcggcggcggcggggcgctCAGCAAATCCCCCGAGACGTGCGCGGGCGCCTCGCGGCCCTACGGGCTGGGCGGCGCCGCCGACAAGGTGAGCTCGTCCCCCTTGAACTGCATGCACGGCAACTTCGCGGTGGGGCAGTACTTCGCTCCCCCCTGGAACAGCATCCTGGTGACCCCCAACAGCGACTGTTACAACCCGCCGGAGCTGGGGGCCGCGCCCCGCGAGCTGGGGGTGCCCCCGGGcgaggggctgcccagcaagACCCTCTGCAATACCTccatcctcagcagcagccttcAGTCCCTGGAGTATCTCATCAACGACATCCACCCGCCCTGCATCAAGGAGCAGATGCTGGGCAAGGGCTACGAGACCGTGTCTGTGCCAAGGCTCTTGGACCACCAGCACGCCCACATCCGCCTGCCCGTCTACAGATAAGGGACGGATGCTGCTCTTCCCAAACCCAGGGCGAGGACTTTGGCGCGAGCTGCGGGTGCCGGACCGCGGCGGCGAGGGcggggggacagggagggggaCGCGGGGCTGGCTGCTGGAAGGGCTCCCGGGACACTGGCGTTGCACCGGGGTCCCCAGACTGGACACGCCCGCGACCCGCTGGAAGCCGAAGGACCGCTTGTCTATATAGCTCAGAAATCATTTTATCTCCACGAATGTGAACAGGGAATTGCTACGAGTTGCTGCTATCCAGGGAGgggaggctctgctgctgtgctggcgGTGCCCAGAGCGGGGCAGAGCCCGGGAGGCTCCAGGGTGGGTCCCAgcccagtgtggggctgggaggcGCCGTGGTGGCCGGTGCTGGCCTGGCAGCTGTCCAGGAGGCTCCACAGTGGCCTGTCCTGGCACAGGAGGCTCCGTGGTGGCCGGTGCCAGCCTAGAGGTGGCCGGTCCCAGCCTGGCGTGTGGCCGCAGGGAGCTGGCGCCTGACCTGTAGCTGAAGTCCGTAACTTGCACTGCTTTGATTAAAGCTAATAACTGGGGACAGTCTGGAGGCTATTTAAGAAAAACACTTGAAAACTTGAACagatttttttgatttttttttaaattttgattttttttttttttttttagttgacTAGGCTGTACATCTTCGTGTTGGCTGCTACAGAGTCTCCTCCCacccttcttcctcctcatcctcctcctctcaccCGGCCCCACAGTGGCCACGGCTCCTATTCCCACTCAACCAGGAGGTTGGGGAccccctcagcccctctctCCTGGGAACCCCTGGCTCTCACACTTCCAGGCTGTTTTATTTCCCCCCTTACTGTCAGTTCTACCTTGGTTCCTTGGTTCTGGGTTGCGGTACTGGGGCGCTCACatacctccttttttttctctttcttttttttttttttttttcaaaaacccaaaacaattcCAAAACTATTATGGTCCGTTATTCACTCTGTGTAATTCTATGTTTAATAGATTTGTTCATTTACGAAAGACTCCTCACCACGAAATACAAAGTGTTTTGATGTTTAAAGGTAAAAGAAGAATAATATCCCGATGAAACCCAAGGTGATTGTGCTCGGAAAAGAGGTACTGTATCCCTGAAAGCCTGTTCAAGCACTAAGTGCATTTACAAATCTCtgagaatgttttttttttatactaaaaTTGACCATTATATTCTACTGTGAGAAGTGCTGGCTGCACTATATTGTTTTAAAAAcgagaaaacaaaaatgaaaaaaaaaaaagaaaaaaaaagaaaaaaaaaaaaaccaacacaaaaccCGCAAGCCGTGTGTCCGGATGGTGTTTTTCCCAAAGTAAAACCAGGATCTCGCTGGATGTGTGCTCTGGAgtctctttgctttgctgtggcCTCCCCCAGAGCCGGGACACCCCCCCTGCTCCCAGAGATTTTTAGGGCACGGAGGAGCACCTATAAATAACCTGTTAACGATGCTGAGCCATTAATCTGACGGCTCCGCCTCACGCCCAAGGGGTGGCACATTGGACAGATCCCTGGGATTAGGGCTGTGGCCTCACGTGCACCCGGGGGACACGGTCAGGCACCGCGTCCCCATCCTGTCACCAGCACCGGGGGTGGCACCTCTGCTGCCATCCATCACTCCTGTTTCCCACTGGGTTTCCATTGCAGGGCCATTCCTTGTGcccaggtgggctgggggctctcTGGTGGCCCTAAATCcgaccctgctgctctgcccagcagcagcaatcaCAGCAGGATAATGGGATTGGATCCCAAATTGCTCCTGGGTGTGGATGAATCTCCCCAGCCTCCGTGTCCCATGGTGGGACACACGGCGTGGCCAGGGAGGGGACTGAGGGTGGCAGAGGCTCAGCTGCCTTCTGTGCATGACCAGGAAGGtacaggggtgggatgggatgggatgggatgggatgggatgggatgggatgggatgggatgggaaccaatgggatgggatgggatgggatgggatgggaaccAATGGGGACGGGAATGGCGacaggatgaggatgaggatgggataagggtggggatgggatgggatgggatttgggcaGGACAGGGATGAAGATGAGAATGAGATGGAGACAGGGATGTGGATAGAATGGGATAAGAATGGGAAAGAGGATGAAGATggcaatgggatgggatgggatgggatgggatgggatgggatgggatgggatgggatgggatgggatgggatgggaaccAATGGGGACGGGAATGGCGacaggatgaggatgaggatgggataaaggtggggatgggatgggatgggatttgggcaGGACAGGGATGAAGATGAGAATGAGATGGAGAGAGGGATGTGGATAGAATGGGATAAGAATGGGCAAGAGGATGAAGATggcaatgggatgggatgggacgggatgggatgggatgggaaccAATGGGGACgggaatggggacaggatgaggatgaggatgggataagggtggggatgggatgggatttgggcaAGACAGGGATGAAAATAGGAATGAGATGGAGACAGGGATGTGGATAGGATGGGATAAGAATGGGCAAGAGGATGAAGATggcaatgggatgggatggg
It encodes the following:
- the FAM222A gene encoding protein FAM222A translates to MLACLQRTQNPPAQHLPCPNKALEPRKCETAPMHSPRYPSPAELDAYAQKVANSPLTIKIFPTNIRVPQHKHLNRTVNGYDTTGQRYSPYPLHAGGYQGLLAIVKASGKSVVKNSEGKRTKLSPAQVGVAPYPASSTLAQGPSCAGQLSYHGGQKQLEGPVPPNVTVAASVLPLAGRSLALPPSNLPSIQSIIYQINQQCQAQGAQPGCPAVVAAHPSPAKHGAFAPGYGGTVLPECRKGAELALGSNPAAALGPKAGVYPEGMDYLVWQQKQQQQQQHLRMYSGGSGGGGALSKSPETCAGASRPYGLGGAADKVSSSPLNCMHGNFAVGQYFAPPWNSILVTPNSDCYNPPELGAAPRELGVPPGEGLPSKTLCNTSILSSSLQSLEYLINDIHPPCIKEQMLGKGYETVSVPRLLDHQHAHIRLPVYR